The Burkholderia pyrrocinia genome has a segment encoding these proteins:
- a CDS encoding cell division protein ZipA C-terminal FtsZ-binding domain-containing protein, with product MDELTLGLIGAGAVVVGGVVVYNAWQGAKVRRRMPRPMPEEAAEAMSRPERDEELPFIEPVRQPVRREPAAPVAASAAPAEAARVEPTFGGAAPADMPADLQAEATGVDLSSESTEPAAGEEAVPAVVHEAAAEPAEPVLPAATTISSAPPAIVDRRIDCIVPIRLAGPLPGDKILPAAQRLRRAGSKPVHIEGKPEGGQWELLQNGVRYEELRAAAQLANRSGALNELEFSEFVTGVQQFADTIDGAPEFPDMMETVAMARELDAFAAQCDAQLSINVMSDGAPWSANYIQAVASQDGLLLSRDGTRFVKLDAKQNPVFMLQFGDTNFLRDDLTYKGGNMITLVLDVPVAEEDILPFRLMCDYAKSLSERIGARVVDDSRRPLPESTLLAIEQQLMKLYAKLEEAGIPAGSPVTRRLFSQ from the coding sequence ATGGACGAGTTGACACTCGGTTTGATCGGCGCGGGCGCCGTCGTGGTGGGCGGCGTCGTGGTCTACAACGCATGGCAGGGCGCGAAGGTGCGGCGCAGGATGCCGCGGCCGATGCCGGAAGAAGCGGCCGAGGCGATGAGCCGCCCCGAGCGCGACGAAGAGTTGCCGTTCATCGAACCGGTGCGTCAGCCGGTGCGCCGCGAGCCCGCGGCACCGGTCGCGGCGTCCGCCGCGCCGGCCGAGGCCGCGCGCGTCGAGCCGACGTTCGGCGGGGCCGCGCCTGCGGACATGCCGGCCGATCTGCAGGCCGAGGCGACCGGCGTCGACCTGTCGTCCGAATCGACCGAACCGGCCGCCGGTGAAGAAGCAGTGCCTGCCGTCGTGCACGAAGCGGCCGCCGAACCTGCCGAGCCCGTGCTGCCGGCCGCGACGACGATCTCGTCGGCGCCGCCCGCGATCGTCGATCGCCGGATCGACTGCATCGTGCCGATCCGCCTCGCTGGGCCGCTGCCGGGCGACAAGATCCTGCCGGCCGCGCAGCGGCTGCGCCGCGCGGGCAGCAAGCCCGTGCACATCGAAGGCAAGCCGGAAGGCGGCCAGTGGGAACTGCTGCAGAACGGCGTGCGCTACGAAGAACTGCGCGCGGCCGCGCAGCTCGCGAACCGCAGCGGCGCGCTGAACGAGCTCGAATTCTCCGAATTCGTGACGGGCGTCCAGCAGTTCGCCGACACGATCGACGGCGCGCCGGAATTCCCGGACATGATGGAGACGGTGGCGATGGCGCGCGAACTCGATGCCTTTGCCGCGCAGTGCGATGCGCAGCTGTCGATCAACGTGATGTCGGACGGCGCGCCGTGGTCGGCGAACTACATTCAGGCTGTCGCGTCGCAGGACGGGCTGCTGCTGTCGCGCGACGGCACGCGTTTCGTGAAGCTCGACGCGAAGCAGAACCCCGTGTTCATGCTGCAGTTCGGCGACACGAATTTCCTGCGCGACGACCTCACGTACAAGGGCGGCAACATGATCACGCTGGTGCTCGACGTGCCGGTCGCCGAAGAGGACATCCTGCCGTTCCGGCTGATGTGCGACTACGCGAAGTCGCTGTCCGAGCGGATCGGTGCACGGGTCGTCGACGATTCGCGCCGGCCGCTGCCGGAGTCGACGCTGCTCGCGATCGAGCAGCAGTTGATGAAGCTGTACGCGAAGCTCGAGGAAGCCGGCATTCCGGCTGGTTCGCCGGTCACGCGCCGCCTCTTCAGCCAGTAA
- the smc gene encoding chromosome segregation protein SMC: MRLSSIKLAGFKSFVDPTHFQVPGQLVGVVGPNGCGKSNIIDAVRWVLGESRASELRGESMQDVIFNGSTARKPGSRASVELIFDNSDGRAAGQWGQYGEIAVKRVLTRDGTSSYYINNLPARRRDIQDIFLGTGLGPRAYAIIGQGMIARIIEAKPEELRVFLEEAAGVSKYKERRRETENRLHDTRENLTRVEDIVRELGANLEKLEAQAVVANKYKELVADGEEKQRLLWLLRKNEAAGEQQKQQRAIEQAQIDLEAQTAKLREVESQLETLRVAHYAASDAMQGAQGSLYEANAEVSRLEAEIKFIVESRNRVQAQIAALNAQREQWRAQAEKSQDELEEAEEARAMADEKAALAEDNAAAKHDALPALEAKWRDAQAQLNDERARIAQTEQSLKLEAAHQRNADQQLQQLQQRHERLKSEAGGLDAPDEAQLEELRMQLAEQEEILAEAQARLADAQETVPRLDGERRAAQERVQAEGAQIHQLEARLAALKQLQENVQTEGKVQPWLDKHELGALPRLWKKLHVEAGWEAALEAVLRERLAALEVSNLDWVKAFATDAPPAKLAFYAPPAAGEPPAAVAGLRPVLSLVRIDDAGIRAVLNDWLGNVYVADDVAQALATRTQLPAGGAFVVKAGHIVTRVGVQLYAADSEQSGMLARQQEIENLTRQVRAQALLADEARTAAVRAEAAHTQATQALGDVRAQAERATQRVHALQMDVLKLAQAHERYTQRSTQIREELEEIGAQIEEQRALRAESEANFERFDGELAELQARFEDNQLAFESLDESLTQARQEARDLERGANDARFAARNAVTRIDELKRSIQVAHEQSERVAASLEDARAELETINEQTAHTGLQDALEIRAVKEEALQAARIELDDLTAKLRASDEQRLVAERSLQPLRDRITELQLKEQAARLAVEQFAEQLATAEVDEAALSEKLTPDLKPSYLQGEVTRLNNAINALGPVNMAALDELKAASERKVFLDAQSADLIDAITTLEDAIHKIDQETRTLLQGTFDEVNRHFSDLFPRLFGGGQAKLIMTGDEILDAGVQVMAQPPGKKNATIHLLSGGEKALTATALVFAMFQLNPAPFCLLDEVDAPLDDANTERFANLVRAMSDKTQFLFISHNKIAMEMAQQLIGVTMQEQGVSRIVAVDMETAAGFAQN; this comes from the coding sequence GTGCGTCTGAGCTCGATCAAACTCGCTGGCTTCAAATCCTTCGTCGATCCCACGCATTTCCAGGTTCCGGGCCAGCTTGTCGGCGTGGTGGGCCCGAACGGGTGCGGCAAGTCCAACATCATCGACGCCGTGCGCTGGGTGCTCGGCGAGTCGCGCGCCTCCGAGCTGCGCGGCGAATCGATGCAGGACGTGATCTTCAACGGCTCGACCGCACGCAAGCCCGGCAGCCGGGCAAGCGTCGAGCTGATCTTCGACAACTCCGACGGCCGCGCGGCCGGGCAGTGGGGCCAGTACGGCGAAATCGCCGTGAAGCGCGTGCTGACGCGCGACGGCACGTCGAGCTACTACATCAACAACCTGCCGGCACGCCGCCGCGACATCCAGGACATCTTCCTCGGCACCGGCCTCGGGCCGCGTGCGTACGCGATCATCGGGCAGGGCATGATCGCGCGGATCATCGAGGCGAAGCCGGAAGAGCTGCGCGTGTTCCTCGAGGAAGCCGCGGGCGTGTCGAAGTACAAGGAACGCCGCCGCGAAACCGAGAACCGCCTGCACGACACGCGCGAGAACCTGACGCGCGTCGAGGACATCGTCCGCGAACTCGGCGCGAACCTCGAGAAGCTCGAGGCGCAGGCCGTCGTCGCGAACAAGTACAAGGAACTCGTCGCCGACGGCGAGGAGAAGCAGCGCCTGTTGTGGCTGCTGCGCAAGAACGAGGCCGCCGGCGAGCAGCAGAAGCAGCAGCGCGCGATCGAGCAGGCGCAGATCGACCTCGAGGCGCAGACGGCGAAGCTGCGCGAGGTCGAGTCGCAGCTCGAGACGCTGCGCGTCGCGCATTACGCCGCGAGCGACGCGATGCAGGGCGCGCAGGGTTCGCTTTACGAGGCGAATGCCGAGGTGAGCCGCCTCGAAGCCGAGATCAAGTTCATCGTCGAATCGCGCAATCGCGTGCAGGCGCAGATCGCCGCGCTGAACGCGCAGCGCGAGCAATGGCGCGCGCAGGCCGAGAAGTCGCAGGACGAGCTCGAGGAAGCCGAAGAGGCACGCGCGATGGCCGACGAGAAGGCCGCGCTCGCCGAGGACAACGCAGCCGCGAAGCACGACGCGCTGCCGGCGCTCGAGGCGAAGTGGCGCGACGCGCAGGCGCAGCTCAACGACGAGCGCGCGCGGATCGCGCAGACCGAACAGTCGCTGAAGCTCGAAGCCGCGCACCAGCGCAACGCCGACCAGCAGCTCCAGCAGCTTCAGCAGCGCCATGAGCGCCTGAAGAGCGAAGCGGGCGGGCTCGACGCACCGGACGAGGCGCAGCTCGAGGAGTTGCGCATGCAGCTTGCCGAGCAGGAAGAAATCCTCGCCGAAGCGCAGGCGCGTCTCGCCGACGCGCAGGAAACGGTGCCGCGCCTCGACGGCGAACGCCGTGCCGCGCAGGAGCGCGTGCAGGCCGAAGGCGCGCAGATTCACCAGCTCGAGGCGCGCCTCGCCGCACTGAAGCAGCTTCAGGAAAACGTGCAGACCGAGGGCAAGGTGCAGCCCTGGCTCGACAAGCACGAGCTCGGCGCGCTGCCGCGCCTGTGGAAGAAGCTGCACGTCGAGGCGGGCTGGGAAGCGGCGCTCGAAGCCGTGCTGCGCGAGCGCCTCGCTGCGCTCGAAGTGTCGAATCTCGACTGGGTGAAGGCGTTTGCGACCGATGCACCGCCCGCGAAGCTCGCGTTCTACGCGCCGCCCGCGGCCGGCGAACCGCCTGCGGCGGTGGCCGGGCTGCGTCCGGTGCTGTCGCTCGTGCGCATCGACGACGCGGGCATTCGCGCGGTGCTGAACGACTGGCTCGGCAACGTGTATGTCGCCGACGACGTCGCGCAGGCGCTTGCGACCCGCACGCAACTGCCGGCAGGCGGTGCGTTCGTCGTCAAGGCCGGCCATATCGTTACGCGCGTCGGCGTGCAGTTGTACGCGGCGGATTCGGAGCAGTCCGGGATGCTGGCCCGCCAGCAGGAAATCGAAAACCTGACGCGCCAGGTGCGTGCGCAGGCGCTGCTCGCCGACGAGGCGCGCACGGCCGCGGTACGCGCGGAAGCCGCGCACACGCAGGCCACGCAGGCGCTCGGCGACGTGCGCGCGCAGGCCGAGCGTGCGACGCAGCGTGTGCACGCGCTGCAGATGGATGTGCTGAAGCTTGCGCAGGCACACGAGCGTTATACGCAGCGCAGCACGCAGATCCGCGAGGAACTCGAGGAAATCGGCGCGCAGATCGAAGAACAGCGCGCGCTGCGTGCCGAGTCGGAAGCGAATTTCGAGCGCTTCGACGGCGAACTCGCGGAGCTGCAGGCGCGCTTCGAAGACAACCAGCTCGCGTTCGAATCGCTCGACGAATCGCTGACGCAGGCGCGTCAGGAGGCACGTGACCTGGAGCGCGGCGCGAACGACGCGCGCTTCGCCGCACGCAACGCGGTGACCCGGATCGACGAGCTCAAGCGCAGCATCCAGGTCGCGCACGAGCAGAGCGAGCGCGTCGCCGCATCGCTGGAAGACGCGCGTGCCGAGCTCGAGACGATCAACGAACAGACCGCGCACACGGGCCTGCAGGACGCGCTCGAGATTCGCGCGGTGAAGGAAGAGGCGCTGCAGGCCGCGCGGATCGAGCTCGACGACCTGACCGCGAAGCTGCGCGCGTCGGACGAGCAGCGTCTCGTCGCTGAGCGTTCGCTGCAGCCGCTGCGCGACCGCATCACCGAACTGCAGCTGAAAGAGCAGGCTGCGCGCCTGGCCGTCGAGCAGTTCGCCGAGCAGCTCGCGACGGCCGAGGTCGACGAGGCCGCGCTGAGCGAGAAGCTGACGCCGGATCTGAAACCGTCGTACCTGCAGGGCGAGGTCACGCGGCTCAACAACGCGATCAACGCGCTCGGCCCGGTGAACATGGCCGCGCTCGACGAGCTGAAGGCCGCGAGCGAGCGCAAGGTGTTCCTCGACGCGCAGTCGGCCGACCTGATCGATGCGATCACGACGCTCGAGGACGCGATCCACAAGATCGACCAGGAAACCCGCACGCTGCTGCAGGGTACCTTCGACGAGGTCAACCGCCACTTCAGCGACCTGTTCCCGCGCCTGTTCGGCGGCGGCCAGGCGAAGCTGATCATGACGGGCGACGAGATCCTCGATGCCGGCGTGCAGGTGATGGCGCAGCCGCCCGGCAAGAAGAACGCGACGATTCACCTGCTGTCCGGCGGCGAGAAGGCGCTGACCGCGACCGCGCTGGTGTTCGCGATGTTCCAGTTGAACCCGGCGCCGTTCTGTCTGCTCGACGAGGTCGACGCGCCGCTCGACGACGCGAACACCGAACGTTTCGCGAATCTCGTGCGCGCGATGTCCGACAAGACGCAGTTCCTGTTCATCTCGCACAACAAGATCGCGATGGAGATGGCGCAGCAGCTGATCGGCGTGACGATGCAGGAGCAGGGCGTGTCGCGGATCGTTGCGGTGGACATGGAAACCGCAGCGGGTTTTGCCCAGAATTGA